A window from Cryptomeria japonica chromosome 1, Sugi_1.0, whole genome shotgun sequence encodes these proteins:
- the LOC131070911 gene encoding uncharacterized protein LOC131070911 isoform X1, translating to MDEVGKQSEDVQINEGTCTSVSNEQRHEASSLLNGDFQIVDEPTNIEEKLELAEKRIESLEKELDQAKKSTVLHEKEKEMAAMVDEKLSKAENEIVGFQAERERLKALELEIARLAIELNGSESKVTHLKDDLGLIEEKLEEANRNSVILKEKEEVLKEQLAAAELKAKETEEKFTLQAEFLQEEMESRAQKEDELNSARAAIHRYDAELAQSTEKIASLESQLKSSMDKTEECEELIRQHELHASKALEKAMEFENLSALSESRAKEKEELLASLHNEIQDLREELHLKEQIEDDLKETESKLTAVQNELRDSQEQALELKEKLTSAEGTIEEFMNSLSVHQVAEVKMKEDISALEKLCASSEENLELKMVEINELNNKLQEVIEANYLLEDNLKREELKSSDYLEDLESTRVRYQDLEATVAQLNGKISELEESCVNFQNQVKVSEDKISTLEASFDQSSTRNAEMEQKLKSFEEALSEHEAHASNSRQRSVELEDLIAVFRDKAEDNAKKVTELESLLETATEAKCELEKQLASAEKRLTETEIEARQSSEKLKEDISALEELCSSSEENLKLKMVEIDELNNKLQEALEANHSLEDNLKQEELKSSDFLADLERARVKCGDLESTVAQLNEKISELEESCVNFQNQVKVSEDKVSSSEASLDQSSERNAEMEQKLKSLEEVLSEHEAHASNSRQRSVELEDLIAVFRDKAEDNAKKVTELEQLLENATQEKCDLEKRLELAETRFTETETEARQSSENLKEDISALEKLCSSSEENLKLKMVELQEVIEANHLLEDNLKQEELKSSDFLADLESTRVKCVDLESTVTQLNEKISELEESCVNFQNQVKVSEDKINALEASLDQSSARTAEMEQKLKSLEEVLSEHEAHASNSKQRSVQLEDLIAVSRDKAEDNAKKVIELESLLETAKQEKCDLEKQLELAETRFVETETEAKQFSEQVSELRGKMEDSLARIEELGVIQVNSREKEQALEESIRLANQEVASREDVINELTGKLLEAERKIELLQLNCKEAQDKLESLEIDLKSAIERESELKALVKDADEQLAQQTEVFQLSSKEAQDKIVSFKLDLDNYILKEVELREKLEVTLEKLKEEKNIGKQAVDRCEELEQSLQEFKANAEQQIHELGEQLNLAESRCRETEISANEFSEKANELKAKFEDSLTRVLELETIFTNSSLREKELEESLSGAKENIGSLEDISKKSTERHLELENLVTVLENNLSDAEAKLSALQEDLQNALLRETELQAKLKNAEEQLTDKENVSKELSAKYTEMEQLLQSQTLDKETKLQEAYDKHMHADTQVQILIDKINALEGQLKDSEDRVTQASESATVSQSKLQDSSAILLELEATQQELTKQLLAAEERLQQSKIESEVLAEKNSKLNEELICLQSKVDELQTDYRQVQSENELLAEQISSVMEDNNELIEKYSSMKTEFDNLLSQKESEFKKATERELTFTADLDDLKGKLSQSALLQVQVEELEHKLHLAELKLQEESESALRKSEESKEIYMCEIENLKDKLRQAELLETQVAELDQKLQLADSKAQEQNEITLKQSAEREAAFKAEFENMQGKLCQIPALQAQVAELEDKLRLADLQLQEQTSSGLKLTEEREATLKAEIEDLRAKLSASDMNRKQLADFEQKLQEKESKLQDQIATTKKYSEKMIQAAKEIQSLKDRLAKPSQKKGMVESTRDIGTDLLIHAEKKDRTKSKSVVQSVPVASTSTIGKSTEPFNLSIKFVLVIALISVLFGLIIGRRS from the exons ATGGATGAAGTTGGAAAACAGTCAGAGGATGTACAGATTAATGAGGGCACTTGTACTTCTGTG AGTAATGAACAGAGACATGAAGCATCGTCGTTGCTGAATGGAGACTTCCAGATAGTCGATGAGCCTACAAATATTGAGGAGAAACTTGAGCTTGCTGAGAAAAGAATAGAAAGCCTCGAAAAGGAATTGGACCAGGCAAAGAAAAGTACAGTACTGCATGAAAAGGAGAAAGAAATGGCTGCCATGGTGGATGAAAAGTTAAGTAAAGCTGAAAATGAAATAGTAGGTTTTCAGGCAGAGCGAGAAAGATTGAAGGCTCTTGAACTAGAAATTGCAAGACTCGCCATTGAGCTCAATGGTTCAGAGTCTAAGGTTACACATCTCAAGGATGATTTAGGATTAATAGAGGAAAAGCTAGAAGAAGCAAACAGAAATTCAGTCATactaaaagaaaaggaagaagtattGAAAGAACAGCTTGCTGCTGCAGAATTGAAGGCAAAAGAAACAGAAGAAAAATTCACCTTGCAAGCTGAATTTCTTCAAGAAGAGATGGAATCTAGGGCACAAAAGGAGGATGAGTTGAACAGTGCAAGGGCTGCAATTCATAGATATGATGCAGAGTTAGCACAGTCGACAGAGAAGATAGCGAGTCTAGAGAGCCAGTTGAAATCGTCGATGGATAAGACTGAAGAATGTGAAGAGCTGATCCGGCAGCATGAACTGCATGCTTCAAAGGCTTTAGAAAAGGCTATGGAATTTGAGAACCTATCCGCATTATCTGAGTCCAGGGCTAAGGAAAAGGAAGAGCTTTTGGCTTCTCTGCACAATGAGATCCAGGATCTTCGTGAAGAACTTCATTTGAAAGAACAAATAGAAGATGATCTTAAGGAAACAGAATCAAAATTAACAGCGGTTCAGAACGAACTGAGAGATTCCCAAGAGCAAGCTTTAGAATTGAAGGAAAAACTGACATCTGCAGAAGGTACTATAGAAGAATTTATGAACAGCCTGAGTGTTCATCAAGTAGCAGAAGTTAAAATGAAGGAAGATATTTCAGCTCTGGAGAAATTGTGTGCAAGCTCTGAAGAAAACCTTGAACTTAAAATGGTTGAAATTAATGAACTGAATAATAAGCTGCAAGAAGTAATAGAAGCTAACTATTTGCTCGAGGATAATCTGAAGCGGGAAGAGCTTAAGTCATCTGATTATCTAGAGGATTTGGAGAGCACAAGAGTGAGATATCAAGATCTTGAAGCTACTGTTGCTCAACTTAACGGGAAGATATCCGAACTTGAGGAATCCTGTGTCAATTTCCAGAACCAGGTCAAGGTTTCTGAAGATAAGATCAGTACTTTGGAAGCTTCATTTGATCAATCTTCGACAAGGAATGCAGAGATGGAGCAAAAGTTGAAGTCCTTCGAAGAAGCCCTTTCAGAACATGAAGCACATGCAAGTAACTCCAGGCAAAGAAGTGTCGAGCTCGAAGATTTAATTGCTGTTTTTCGTGATAAGGCAGAGGATAATGCAAAGAAGGTGACAGAATTGGAGTCATTATTGGAGACTGCTACAGAAGCGAAATGTGAACTTGAAAAACAGCTGGCGTCGGCAGAAAAAAGACTCACGGAGACTGAAATTGAAGCAAGACAGTCTTCTGAAAAATTGAAGGAAGATATTTCAGCTCTGGAGGAACTTTGTTCAAGTTCTGAAGAAAACCTTAAACTCaaaatggttgaaattgatgaattgaATAATAAGCTACAAGAAGCACTGGAAGCCAACCATTCGCTTGAGGATAACTTGAAACAGGAAGAGCTTAAGTCATCAGATTTTCTAGCGGATTTGGAGAGAGCAAGAGTGAAATGTGGAGACCTTGAATCTACAGTTGCCCAACTTAATGAGAAAATATCTGAGCTTGAGGAATCCTGTGTCAATTTCCAGAATCAGGTCAAGGTTTCTGAAGATAAGGTCAGTAGTTCTGAAGCTTCACTTGATCAATCTTCAGAAAGGAATGCAGAGATGGAGCAGAAGTTGAAGTCCCTCGAAGAAGTCCTTTCAGAACATGAAGCACATGCAAGTAACTCCAGGCAAAGAAGTGTCGAGCTCGAAGATTTAATCGCTGTTTTTCGTGATAAGGCAGAGGATAATGCAAAGAAGGTCACAGAATTGGAGCAATTATTGGAGAATGCTACGCAAGAGAAATGTGATCTTGAAAAACGGCTAGAGTTGGCAGAAACAAGATTCACGGAGACTGAAACTGAAGCAAGACAGTCTTCTGAAAACTTGAAGGAAGATATTTCAGCTCTGGAGAAACTTTGTTCAAGTTCTGAAGAAAACCTTAAACTCAAAATGGTTGAGCTGCAAGAAGTAATAGAAGCCAACCATTTGCTTGAGGATAATTTGAAACAGGAAGAGCTTAAGTCATCAGATTTTCTAGCGGATTTGGAGAGCACAAGAGTGAAATGTGTTGACCTTGAATCTACAGTTACCCAACTTAATGAGAAAATATCTGAGCTTGAGGAATCCTGTGTCAATTTCCAGAATCAGGTCAAGGTTTCTGAAGATAAGATCAATGCTTTGGAAGCTTCACTTGATCAATCTTCAGCACGAACTGCAGAGATGGAGCAGAAGTTGAAGTCCCTCGAAGAAGTCCTCTCAGAACATGAAGCACATGCAAGtaactccaagcaaagaagtgtcCAGCTCGAAGATTTAATTGCTGTTTCTCGCGATAAGGCAGAGGATAATGCAAAGAAGGTGATAGAATTGGAGTCGTTATTGGAGACTGCTAAGCAAGAGAAATGTGATCTTGAAAAACAGCTGGAGTTGGCAGAAACAAGGTTTGTGGAGACTGAAACTGAAGCAAAACAGTTCTCTGAGCAGGTATCTGAATTGAGGGGGAAGATGGAGGACTCGTTGGCAAGGATTGAGGAGCTTGGAGTTATACAAGTGAATTCAAGGGAGAAGGAACAAGCACTAGAGGAAAGCATAAGATTAGCAAACCAAGAAGTTGCCAGCAGGGAAGATGTAATAAATGAATTAACTGGAAAGCTATTAGAGGCAGAGAGAAAAATTGAGCTTTTGCAACTTAACTGCAAGGAAGCACAAGACAAATTGGAATCACTTGAAATAGATCTGAAGAGTGCTATTGAAAGAGAAAGTGAACTTAAAGCTTTGGTGAAGGACGCTGATGAACAGTTGGCACAGCAAACTGAAGTTTTTCAGCTGAGCTCTAAGGAAGcccaagataaaattgtttcttttAAATTAGATCTAGATAATTATATTCTCAAGGAAGTTGAACTTCGGGAAAAGCTTGAAGTTACTTTAGAGAAgttgaaagaagaaaaaaatattgGGAAACAAGCAGTAGATCGTTGTGAGGAGCTTGAACAATCATTACAGGAATTCAAGGCAAATGCAGAGCAACAGATTCATGAGCTTGGTGAACAGCTGAATTTAGCAGAATCAAGGTGTAGAGAGACTGAAATCAGTGCCAACGAATTTTCTGAGAAAGCAAATGAACTAAAAGCAAAATTTGAGGATTCTTTGACAAGAGTTTTGGAGCTTGAGACTATATTCACAAATTCAAGTCTAAGGGAAAAAGAACTGGAGGAAAGCTTAAGTGGAGCAAAAGAAAATATTGGCAGCCTTGAAGATATATCAAAAAAGTCAACTGAAAGGCATCTTGAGCTTGAGAACCTTGTAACAGTTCTGGAAAATAATCTTAGCGATGCAGAGGCCAAATTATCTGCTCTTCAGGAAGATCTGCAGAATGCTCTTCTGAGAGAAACTGAGCTTCAGGCCAAGCTGAAGAATGCTGAGGAACAATTGACGGATAAGGAGAATGTCTCCAAAGAATTATCAGCTAAGTATACAGAGATGGAACAGCTTCTTCAATCTCAAACCCTGGACAAAGAAACAAAGTTGCAAGAAGCATATGACAAGCATATGCATGCAGATACCCAAGTACAAATCTTGATTGATAAAATAAATGCTCTTGAAGGTCAACTGAAAGATTCTGAAGACCGAGTTACACAAGCATCTGAATCAGCAACAGTGAGCCAGTCAAAATTGCAGGACTCTTCTGCTATATTATTAGAATTGGAAGCCACACAACAAGAGCTTACCAAACAACTCTTGGCTGCTGAAGAGAGGCTGCAACAGTCAAAAATAGAAAGTGAAGTATTGGCTGAAAAGAATTCAAAGCTAAATGAGGAGTTGATTTGTCTCCAGAGCAAGGTGGATGAGTTACAAACAGATTATCGTCAAGTTCAAAGTGAGAATGAGCTACTTGCCGAGCAG ATTTCCTCTGTAATGGAAGACAATAATGAGCTGATAGAAAAGTATTCAAGCATGAAAACTGAATTTGATAACTTACTGTCTCAGAAAGAAAGTGAATTTAAGAAAGCAACTGAAAGGGAGCTCACGTTTACTGCTGATTTGGATGATCTTAAGGGTAAACTGAGCCAGTCTGCACTTTTACAAGTCCAAGTGGAGGAACTTGAGCATAAGTTGCATCTGGCTGAATTAAAGTTGCAAGAGGAG AGTGAAAGTGCACTGCGAAAATCAGAAGAAAGCAAGGAAATTTACATGTGCGAAATAGAGAATCTCAAGGACAAATTAAGGCAGGCTGAACTTTTAGAAACACAAGTAGCTGAGCTTGACCAGAAGTTGCAATTGGCTGATTCCAAGGCGCAGGAGCAG AATGAGATTACATTAAAACAATCTGCCGAAAGAGAGGCTGCGTTCAAAGCAGAGTTTGAGAATATGCAGGGTAAACTGTGCCAAATTCCAGCTTTACAAGCACAAGTAGCAGAGCTTGAAGACAAGTTGCGGCTAGCTGATTTGCAGTTACAAGAACAG ACTTCAAGTGGATTGAAGCTAACAGAAGAAAGGGAAGCGACCCTTAAAGCTGAGATAGAGGACCTCAGGGCTAAACTGAGTGCATCTGATATGAACAGAAAACAACTAGCAGATTTCGAACAGAAGTTGCAGGAGAAGGAAAGCAAATTGCAAGATCAG ATTGCGACTACAAAGAAATATTCTGAAAAAATGATTCAAGCAGCGAAAGAGATACAATCTTTGAAAGATCGCCTTGCTAAGCCCTCTCAG AAAAAGGGCATGGTTGAAAGTACAAGGGATATTGGCACCGACCTTTTGATACATGCCGAGAAGAAGGATAGAACTAAAAGCAAATCTGTAGTTCAGTCTGTTCCTGTTGCTTCAACTAGTACAATTGGCAAATCTACCGAGCCTTTCAACTTAAGCATAAAGTTTGTATTGGTAATTGCGCTGATCTCAGTGTTGTTTGGTTTGATAATTGGAAGGCGGTCTTAG
- the LOC131070911 gene encoding COP1-interactive protein 1 isoform X2, which translates to MAAMVDEKLSKAENEIVGFQAERERLKALELEIARLAIELNGSESKVTHLKDDLGLIEEKLEEANRNSVILKEKEEVLKEQLAAAELKAKETEEKFTLQAEFLQEEMESRAQKEDELNSARAAIHRYDAELAQSTEKIASLESQLKSSMDKTEECEELIRQHELHASKALEKAMEFENLSALSESRAKEKEELLASLHNEIQDLREELHLKEQIEDDLKETESKLTAVQNELRDSQEQALELKEKLTSAEGTIEEFMNSLSVHQVAEVKMKEDISALEKLCASSEENLELKMVEINELNNKLQEVIEANYLLEDNLKREELKSSDYLEDLESTRVRYQDLEATVAQLNGKISELEESCVNFQNQVKVSEDKISTLEASFDQSSTRNAEMEQKLKSFEEALSEHEAHASNSRQRSVELEDLIAVFRDKAEDNAKKVTELESLLETATEAKCELEKQLASAEKRLTETEIEARQSSEKLKEDISALEELCSSSEENLKLKMVEIDELNNKLQEALEANHSLEDNLKQEELKSSDFLADLERARVKCGDLESTVAQLNEKISELEESCVNFQNQVKVSEDKVSSSEASLDQSSERNAEMEQKLKSLEEVLSEHEAHASNSRQRSVELEDLIAVFRDKAEDNAKKVTELEQLLENATQEKCDLEKRLELAETRFTETETEARQSSENLKEDISALEKLCSSSEENLKLKMVELQEVIEANHLLEDNLKQEELKSSDFLADLESTRVKCVDLESTVTQLNEKISELEESCVNFQNQVKVSEDKINALEASLDQSSARTAEMEQKLKSLEEVLSEHEAHASNSKQRSVQLEDLIAVSRDKAEDNAKKVIELESLLETAKQEKCDLEKQLELAETRFVETETEAKQFSEQVSELRGKMEDSLARIEELGVIQVNSREKEQALEESIRLANQEVASREDVINELTGKLLEAERKIELLQLNCKEAQDKLESLEIDLKSAIERESELKALVKDADEQLAQQTEVFQLSSKEAQDKIVSFKLDLDNYILKEVELREKLEVTLEKLKEEKNIGKQAVDRCEELEQSLQEFKANAEQQIHELGEQLNLAESRCRETEISANEFSEKANELKAKFEDSLTRVLELETIFTNSSLREKELEESLSGAKENIGSLEDISKKSTERHLELENLVTVLENNLSDAEAKLSALQEDLQNALLRETELQAKLKNAEEQLTDKENVSKELSAKYTEMEQLLQSQTLDKETKLQEAYDKHMHADTQVQILIDKINALEGQLKDSEDRVTQASESATVSQSKLQDSSAILLELEATQQELTKQLLAAEERLQQSKIESEVLAEKNSKLNEELICLQSKVDELQTDYRQVQSENELLAEQISSVMEDNNELIEKYSSMKTEFDNLLSQKESEFKKATERELTFTADLDDLKGKLSQSALLQVQVEELEHKLHLAELKLQEESESALRKSEESKEIYMCEIENLKDKLRQAELLETQVAELDQKLQLADSKAQEQNEITLKQSAEREAAFKAEFENMQGKLCQIPALQAQVAELEDKLRLADLQLQEQTSSGLKLTEEREATLKAEIEDLRAKLSASDMNRKQLADFEQKLQEKESKLQDQIATTKKYSEKMIQAAKEIQSLKDRLAKPSQKKGMVESTRDIGTDLLIHAEKKDRTKSKSVVQSVPVASTSTIGKSTEPFNLSIKFVLVIALISVLFGLIIGRRS; encoded by the exons ATGGCTGCCATGGTGGATGAAAAGTTAAGTAAAGCTGAAAATGAAATAGTAGGTTTTCAGGCAGAGCGAGAAAGATTGAAGGCTCTTGAACTAGAAATTGCAAGACTCGCCATTGAGCTCAATGGTTCAGAGTCTAAGGTTACACATCTCAAGGATGATTTAGGATTAATAGAGGAAAAGCTAGAAGAAGCAAACAGAAATTCAGTCATactaaaagaaaaggaagaagtattGAAAGAACAGCTTGCTGCTGCAGAATTGAAGGCAAAAGAAACAGAAGAAAAATTCACCTTGCAAGCTGAATTTCTTCAAGAAGAGATGGAATCTAGGGCACAAAAGGAGGATGAGTTGAACAGTGCAAGGGCTGCAATTCATAGATATGATGCAGAGTTAGCACAGTCGACAGAGAAGATAGCGAGTCTAGAGAGCCAGTTGAAATCGTCGATGGATAAGACTGAAGAATGTGAAGAGCTGATCCGGCAGCATGAACTGCATGCTTCAAAGGCTTTAGAAAAGGCTATGGAATTTGAGAACCTATCCGCATTATCTGAGTCCAGGGCTAAGGAAAAGGAAGAGCTTTTGGCTTCTCTGCACAATGAGATCCAGGATCTTCGTGAAGAACTTCATTTGAAAGAACAAATAGAAGATGATCTTAAGGAAACAGAATCAAAATTAACAGCGGTTCAGAACGAACTGAGAGATTCCCAAGAGCAAGCTTTAGAATTGAAGGAAAAACTGACATCTGCAGAAGGTACTATAGAAGAATTTATGAACAGCCTGAGTGTTCATCAAGTAGCAGAAGTTAAAATGAAGGAAGATATTTCAGCTCTGGAGAAATTGTGTGCAAGCTCTGAAGAAAACCTTGAACTTAAAATGGTTGAAATTAATGAACTGAATAATAAGCTGCAAGAAGTAATAGAAGCTAACTATTTGCTCGAGGATAATCTGAAGCGGGAAGAGCTTAAGTCATCTGATTATCTAGAGGATTTGGAGAGCACAAGAGTGAGATATCAAGATCTTGAAGCTACTGTTGCTCAACTTAACGGGAAGATATCCGAACTTGAGGAATCCTGTGTCAATTTCCAGAACCAGGTCAAGGTTTCTGAAGATAAGATCAGTACTTTGGAAGCTTCATTTGATCAATCTTCGACAAGGAATGCAGAGATGGAGCAAAAGTTGAAGTCCTTCGAAGAAGCCCTTTCAGAACATGAAGCACATGCAAGTAACTCCAGGCAAAGAAGTGTCGAGCTCGAAGATTTAATTGCTGTTTTTCGTGATAAGGCAGAGGATAATGCAAAGAAGGTGACAGAATTGGAGTCATTATTGGAGACTGCTACAGAAGCGAAATGTGAACTTGAAAAACAGCTGGCGTCGGCAGAAAAAAGACTCACGGAGACTGAAATTGAAGCAAGACAGTCTTCTGAAAAATTGAAGGAAGATATTTCAGCTCTGGAGGAACTTTGTTCAAGTTCTGAAGAAAACCTTAAACTCaaaatggttgaaattgatgaattgaATAATAAGCTACAAGAAGCACTGGAAGCCAACCATTCGCTTGAGGATAACTTGAAACAGGAAGAGCTTAAGTCATCAGATTTTCTAGCGGATTTGGAGAGAGCAAGAGTGAAATGTGGAGACCTTGAATCTACAGTTGCCCAACTTAATGAGAAAATATCTGAGCTTGAGGAATCCTGTGTCAATTTCCAGAATCAGGTCAAGGTTTCTGAAGATAAGGTCAGTAGTTCTGAAGCTTCACTTGATCAATCTTCAGAAAGGAATGCAGAGATGGAGCAGAAGTTGAAGTCCCTCGAAGAAGTCCTTTCAGAACATGAAGCACATGCAAGTAACTCCAGGCAAAGAAGTGTCGAGCTCGAAGATTTAATCGCTGTTTTTCGTGATAAGGCAGAGGATAATGCAAAGAAGGTCACAGAATTGGAGCAATTATTGGAGAATGCTACGCAAGAGAAATGTGATCTTGAAAAACGGCTAGAGTTGGCAGAAACAAGATTCACGGAGACTGAAACTGAAGCAAGACAGTCTTCTGAAAACTTGAAGGAAGATATTTCAGCTCTGGAGAAACTTTGTTCAAGTTCTGAAGAAAACCTTAAACTCAAAATGGTTGAGCTGCAAGAAGTAATAGAAGCCAACCATTTGCTTGAGGATAATTTGAAACAGGAAGAGCTTAAGTCATCAGATTTTCTAGCGGATTTGGAGAGCACAAGAGTGAAATGTGTTGACCTTGAATCTACAGTTACCCAACTTAATGAGAAAATATCTGAGCTTGAGGAATCCTGTGTCAATTTCCAGAATCAGGTCAAGGTTTCTGAAGATAAGATCAATGCTTTGGAAGCTTCACTTGATCAATCTTCAGCACGAACTGCAGAGATGGAGCAGAAGTTGAAGTCCCTCGAAGAAGTCCTCTCAGAACATGAAGCACATGCAAGtaactccaagcaaagaagtgtcCAGCTCGAAGATTTAATTGCTGTTTCTCGCGATAAGGCAGAGGATAATGCAAAGAAGGTGATAGAATTGGAGTCGTTATTGGAGACTGCTAAGCAAGAGAAATGTGATCTTGAAAAACAGCTGGAGTTGGCAGAAACAAGGTTTGTGGAGACTGAAACTGAAGCAAAACAGTTCTCTGAGCAGGTATCTGAATTGAGGGGGAAGATGGAGGACTCGTTGGCAAGGATTGAGGAGCTTGGAGTTATACAAGTGAATTCAAGGGAGAAGGAACAAGCACTAGAGGAAAGCATAAGATTAGCAAACCAAGAAGTTGCCAGCAGGGAAGATGTAATAAATGAATTAACTGGAAAGCTATTAGAGGCAGAGAGAAAAATTGAGCTTTTGCAACTTAACTGCAAGGAAGCACAAGACAAATTGGAATCACTTGAAATAGATCTGAAGAGTGCTATTGAAAGAGAAAGTGAACTTAAAGCTTTGGTGAAGGACGCTGATGAACAGTTGGCACAGCAAACTGAAGTTTTTCAGCTGAGCTCTAAGGAAGcccaagataaaattgtttcttttAAATTAGATCTAGATAATTATATTCTCAAGGAAGTTGAACTTCGGGAAAAGCTTGAAGTTACTTTAGAGAAgttgaaagaagaaaaaaatattgGGAAACAAGCAGTAGATCGTTGTGAGGAGCTTGAACAATCATTACAGGAATTCAAGGCAAATGCAGAGCAACAGATTCATGAGCTTGGTGAACAGCTGAATTTAGCAGAATCAAGGTGTAGAGAGACTGAAATCAGTGCCAACGAATTTTCTGAGAAAGCAAATGAACTAAAAGCAAAATTTGAGGATTCTTTGACAAGAGTTTTGGAGCTTGAGACTATATTCACAAATTCAAGTCTAAGGGAAAAAGAACTGGAGGAAAGCTTAAGTGGAGCAAAAGAAAATATTGGCAGCCTTGAAGATATATCAAAAAAGTCAACTGAAAGGCATCTTGAGCTTGAGAACCTTGTAACAGTTCTGGAAAATAATCTTAGCGATGCAGAGGCCAAATTATCTGCTCTTCAGGAAGATCTGCAGAATGCTCTTCTGAGAGAAACTGAGCTTCAGGCCAAGCTGAAGAATGCTGAGGAACAATTGACGGATAAGGAGAATGTCTCCAAAGAATTATCAGCTAAGTATACAGAGATGGAACAGCTTCTTCAATCTCAAACCCTGGACAAAGAAACAAAGTTGCAAGAAGCATATGACAAGCATATGCATGCAGATACCCAAGTACAAATCTTGATTGATAAAATAAATGCTCTTGAAGGTCAACTGAAAGATTCTGAAGACCGAGTTACACAAGCATCTGAATCAGCAACAGTGAGCCAGTCAAAATTGCAGGACTCTTCTGCTATATTATTAGAATTGGAAGCCACACAACAAGAGCTTACCAAACAACTCTTGGCTGCTGAAGAGAGGCTGCAACAGTCAAAAATAGAAAGTGAAGTATTGGCTGAAAAGAATTCAAAGCTAAATGAGGAGTTGATTTGTCTCCAGAGCAAGGTGGATGAGTTACAAACAGATTATCGTCAAGTTCAAAGTGAGAATGAGCTACTTGCCGAGCAG ATTTCCTCTGTAATGGAAGACAATAATGAGCTGATAGAAAAGTATTCAAGCATGAAAACTGAATTTGATAACTTACTGTCTCAGAAAGAAAGTGAATTTAAGAAAGCAACTGAAAGGGAGCTCACGTTTACTGCTGATTTGGATGATCTTAAGGGTAAACTGAGCCAGTCTGCACTTTTACAAGTCCAAGTGGAGGAACTTGAGCATAAGTTGCATCTGGCTGAATTAAAGTTGCAAGAGGAG AGTGAAAGTGCACTGCGAAAATCAGAAGAAAGCAAGGAAATTTACATGTGCGAAATAGAGAATCTCAAGGACAAATTAAGGCAGGCTGAACTTTTAGAAACACAAGTAGCTGAGCTTGACCAGAAGTTGCAATTGGCTGATTCCAAGGCGCAGGAGCAG AATGAGATTACATTAAAACAATCTGCCGAAAGAGAGGCTGCGTTCAAAGCAGAGTTTGAGAATATGCAGGGTAAACTGTGCCAAATTCCAGCTTTACAAGCACAAGTAGCAGAGCTTGAAGACAAGTTGCGGCTAGCTGATTTGCAGTTACAAGAACAG ACTTCAAGTGGATTGAAGCTAACAGAAGAAAGGGAAGCGACCCTTAAAGCTGAGATAGAGGACCTCAGGGCTAAACTGAGTGCATCTGATATGAACAGAAAACAACTAGCAGATTTCGAACAGAAGTTGCAGGAGAAGGAAAGCAAATTGCAAGATCAG ATTGCGACTACAAAGAAATATTCTGAAAAAATGATTCAAGCAGCGAAAGAGATACAATCTTTGAAAGATCGCCTTGCTAAGCCCTCTCAG AAAAAGGGCATGGTTGAAAGTACAAGGGATATTGGCACCGACCTTTTGATACATGCCGAGAAGAAGGATAGAACTAAAAGCAAATCTGTAGTTCAGTCTGTTCCTGTTGCTTCAACTAGTACAATTGGCAAATCTACCGAGCCTTTCAACTTAAGCATAAAGTTTGTATTGGTAATTGCGCTGATCTCAGTGTTGTTTGGTTTGATAATTGGAAGGCGGTCTTAG